A single region of the Mugil cephalus isolate CIBA_MC_2020 chromosome 4, CIBA_Mcephalus_1.1, whole genome shotgun sequence genome encodes:
- the st3gal8 gene encoding ST3 beta-galactoside alpha-2,3-sialyltransferase 8 — protein MLLRRKVWVATVIAAILFLMIATHSIQRRHSPLSSRSSGIDTGHTGRQTEVEPTTTPKRVRLLTPPSPIDTQEEEEEEDEEEEEEEGDEEEMEEDELKEDYQCGCSASCISNPDGSDWFRHRYDHSQQPVIRDTKNFDPDALEWWLGLQRSGSDRTLEEVIVEMFQVISPPTVDFRPLPSRCRSCAVVGNSGNLLQSGHGNLINSHDSVIRMNKAVTRGYEKDVGNRTTHHFLYPESAVDVGRGVSLVLLPFKLRDLEWLTSALSTGQVKMTYMRVRERVEADKDKVLVVNPVFFKYVHDRWTEHHGRYPSTGMLAIIFALHTCDQVSVFGYGADKQGNWHHYWEANRYAGAFRKTGVHSADYETQVILQLAKEGKISLHL, from the exons ATGTTGCTGAGGAGGAAAGTGTGGGTTGCTACGGTGATTGCCGCCATCCTCTTCCTCATGATTGCTACCCACAGCATCCAGAGGAGACACTCCCCGCTCTCCAGCAGGTCCAGTGGCATAGACACTGGTCACACCGGGAGGCAGACAG aggTTGAGCCCACAACAACTCCTAAACGGGTCCGTCTACTGACCCCCCCTTCTCCCATTGAcacccaggaggaggaggaggaggaggatgaagaagaagaggaggaggagggggatgaagaggagatggaggaggatgagctTAAAGAAGACTACCA GTGTGGTTGTTCTGCGTCCTGCATCTCTAACCCGGACGGGTCCGACTGGTTCCGCCATCGCTACGACCACAGTCAGCAGCCTGTCATCCGAGACACCAAGAACTTCGACCCTGACGCCCTCGAATGGTGGCTG ggTCTTCAGCGGTCTGGTAGTGACAGGACCTTGGAGGAAGTGATAGTAGAGATGTTCCAGGTCATTTCCCCGCCTACTGTGGACTtcaggcccctcccctcccgctgCCGTAGCTGTGCAGTGGTCGGCAACTCTGGCAACCTGCTGCAATCTGGACATGGCAACCTGATCAACTCTCACGACTCCGTGATCCG AATGAACAAGGCGGTGACTCGAGGATATGAGAAAGATGTCGGGAATCGGACGACGCATCACTTCCTGTACCCAGAGAGCGCGGTGGACGTCGGCCGCGGTGTGAGCCTCGTCCTGCTGCCGTTCAAACTGAGAGACCTGGAGTGGCTGACCAGCGCGCTGTCCACCGGACAGGTCAAAAT gaccTACATGAGGGTTAGAGAGCGAGTGGAGGCCGATAAAGACAAG gtTTTGGTGGTGAACCCCGTGTTCTTCAAATACGTCCACGATCGTTGGACTGAGCATCACGGTCGCTACCCGTCCACCGGCATGTTGGCCATCATCTTTGCTCTGCACACTTGTGACCAG GTGTCGGTGTTCGGTTATGGTGCCGACAAACAAGGAAACTGGCATCATTACTGGGAGGCCAATCGCTACGCCGGCGCCTTCAGGAAGACGGGCGTCCACAGCGCCGACTACGAGACGCAGGTCATCCTCCAGCTCGCCAAGGAAGGCAAGATCAGCCTCCACCTGTGA